In the Natronolimnobius baerhuensis genome, one interval contains:
- the ubaA gene encoding SAMP-activating enzyme E1: MSDLRLDATQLERYSRHVIMDEIGPDGQQRLLEGSVLVVGAGGLGSPAIQYLAAAGVGRLGIVDDDAVERSNLQRQIIHADADVGRPKVDSAADYVTALNPDIDVETHETRLSPSNVDDLVADYDIVLDASDNFPTRYLLNDHCVLTETPLSHGAIYRFEGQVTTFSNARTGDSRPPCYRCLFPEAPKPGTVADCATTGVLGVLPGTIGCIQATEVVKYLLDTGDLLEGRLLMYDAMDMSFEPVEIKQNPACPVCGDDPEITSVEDATYEGTCSLSAD; encoded by the coding sequence AACGCCTCCTCGAGGGCAGCGTCCTCGTCGTCGGCGCAGGCGGCCTCGGCTCGCCGGCAATCCAATACCTGGCCGCAGCCGGAGTCGGCCGCCTCGGTATCGTCGACGACGACGCCGTCGAACGCTCGAATCTCCAACGCCAGATTATCCACGCAGATGCCGACGTCGGCCGCCCGAAAGTCGACAGTGCAGCCGACTACGTCACCGCACTCAACCCAGACATCGACGTTGAGACACACGAAACACGCCTCTCCCCATCGAACGTCGACGATCTCGTCGCCGACTACGATATCGTCCTCGACGCAAGCGATAACTTCCCCACCCGGTACCTGCTCAACGACCACTGCGTCCTCACCGAAACCCCTCTCTCCCATGGCGCTATCTATCGCTTTGAAGGGCAGGTCACCACCTTCTCGAACGCTCGTACCGGCGACTCGAGGCCCCCCTGCTATCGCTGTCTCTTCCCCGAAGCCCCCAAACCCGGCACCGTCGCAGACTGTGCGACAACCGGCGTCCTCGGCGTCCTCCCCGGTACCATCGGTTGCATCCAGGCCACCGAAGTCGTCAAATACCTCCTCGACACGGGTGACCTGCTCGAGGGGCGCCTTCTTATGTACGATGCAATGGATATGAGTTTCGAACCGGTCGAAATCAAGCAGAATCCAGCCTGTCCAGTCTGTGGTGATGACCCCGAAATCACATCTGTTGAGGATGCAACCTACGAGGGAACCTGCTCGTTATCAGCCGACTGA